CCGGATCCGGGAACCGCTGGGCACCTCGAGGCGCTCCGGCGTCAGTTCGTCGAGTCGGCCCGCCGCCGGCCAGGGGAGCAGCCGCCGCAGCGGCGTGACGAGGTCGATCCCGGCCAGTCGCCCGGTCTCCGCGGCCGTCGCGAGCTCGGGGCCGAGCCAGTCGTCCAGCCGTCCGAGCAGGGAGGCGTCGTCGACCGCCGGCCACGGCTCGCCGAGTGTGCGGTGCAGCATCGCCATCCGCCGACGGAGCCCGTCCGCGGCCTCGGACCAGCCGATGATCCCCAGCCCACGCTCCTCGACCACCCGCCGGACGGCGACCGGACCGAGCTCGCGGGCCGGCACCGGCGTCGACGACAACTCGATGGCGCCCAGCGCCGTCACGCGACGGGCCCGGAGCCTGCCGTCGAACAGCTCGCCGCGGACCTCCTCGATCAGCAGGTGCTCGGCGAGCCGGGCCGTGGCCTCGTCGATGGCGGCACCGGAGCGGATCACGGCACCGGTGCCTCCTGCGGAGGCGCCGTCGGCCCGGGTGACCTCAGCGACCGCCAGCCACGCATGCCCCGCCAGTTCCGGAGGAGCGGCCGCGCGCGTGCCCGAGGCCAGCAGGTAGCTGTCGCCGACCTTGCGCGCCACCCGCTCGGGGAACGCCGACACGACGACGGTGCCGGCCCCGGCCCCCTCGCCGGGAGAGGGCGGCACGAGTCGCTCCAGCCGGTCCGCCTCGGCGCGCCAGCGGGCCGCGTCGGGGCAGTGGCCCCGGCCCAACCGGCGGACCTCGGCGGCCAGGTCGCCCGACACGTCGCGCTCGACGGCCGCGACTACCTCGGCCGCGAGCCGTGACCCGGCGAGCGGGCCGGCATCGAGCAGCGCCCGGGCCCACCGCGGCGAGGCGGGTATCTCTGTCAGCCGTCGGCCCGTCGGTGTCACGCGCCCCGCGTCGTCGACGGCGCCGAGGCCACGCAGCACCGCCTCGTCGTCGTGGACCGGGCCGGCGGGCAGCGGCGTCGGGAGCCGCAGCCCGACGCCCCGGGGAGCGCCCCAGGCGGCCAGGGTGAGCAGCGCGCCGGTCAGGTCCGCAGCCTGCGCCTCGGGCGTCACCTGCGACCGCAGCCCCGCGTAGGTCTCGCGGTCGTAGCAGCGCCACACCACGCCCGGACCCTGCCGGGCGGCGCGGCCGGCCCGCTGGTCGGCCGAGGAACGCGCGCAGCGGACCGTGACGAGCCCCGACATCCCGCGCCCGGCGTCGCGACGCGGCTCCCGCGACAGCCCGGCGTCGACGACGACCCGCACCCCCTGCACCGTAACGGACGACTCGGCCAGGTTGGTGGACACGACCACGCGCGGCCCCTCGCCGGAGCGGCGGCCTGCGATGGCGCGGTCCTGTTCGCGGGCGGGCACCTGCCCGTGCAGCTCCAGCACCTCGGCGGGCAGCCGGCGGCGCAGCTCCTCGGCGACGGTCCGCACCTCGCGGACGCCGGGAAGGAACACCAGCACGTCGCCGTCGTCCGGCCTCCCGGCGAACGCCTCGACCGTGACGTCTGCGACGTGGGTCAGGAACTCCCTCGTCACACCGCGTGGACCCAGGGGGAGGGGGCCGGGCTCGAACCGCT
The DNA window shown above is from Tessaracoccus defluvii and carries:
- the hrpB gene encoding ATP-dependent helicase HrpB; its protein translation is MQTLAELVADGCGLPFAAATASLAAAVAGPRVAVVEAPPGTGKTTLAPAVVAGVVEGRIVVTQPRRVAARAAARRLAQLTGTRVGDVAGFTVRGERAVSAATRVEMVTPGVLLRRLLRDPGLDGVGAVILDEVHERGLDTDLLVGLLGEVRELRDDLAVVAMSATADSAGLSALLGDAPVVGVPAVSHPLEERFEPGPLPLGPRGVTREFLTHVADVTVEAFAGRPDDGDVLVFLPGVREVRTVAEELRRRLPAEVLELHGQVPAREQDRAIAGRRSGEGPRVVVSTNLAESSVTVQGVRVVVDAGLSREPRRDAGRGMSGLVTVRCARSSADQRAGRAARQGPGVVWRCYDRETYAGLRSQVTPEAQAADLTGALLTLAAWGAPRGVGLRLPTPLPAGPVHDDEAVLRGLGAVDDAGRVTPTGRRLTEIPASPRWARALLDAGPLAGSRLAAEVVAAVERDVSGDLAAEVRRLGRGHCPDAARWRAEADRLERLVPPSPGEGAGAGTVVVSAFPERVARKVGDSYLLASGTRAAAPPELAGHAWLAVAEVTRADGASAGGTGAVIRSGAAIDEATARLAEHLLIEEVRGELFDGRLRARRVTALGAIELSSTPVPARELGPVAVRRVVEERGLGIIGWSEAADGLRRRMAMLHRTLGEPWPAVDDASLLGRLDDWLGPELATAAETGRLAGIDLVTPLRRLLPWPAAGRLDELTPERLEVPSGSRIRLTYPPHDAGGPVVVAVKLQECFGLATSPRLVDGRVEVVFHLLSPAGRPLAITGDLASFWSGPYAQVRSEMRGRYPKHPWPEDPWTAPATARTKRRR